The Nitrospirota bacterium nucleotide sequence CTATGACTCCCATCTTTATCGCTGCTATTGAAACCACGACTTCAGGCAGGGAAGTTGATATTGCGATGAAAATATTTCCGACAAACGTCTGTCCAAGACCGGTCATCTCTGCGAGGCCTTCACCTATCTTTGGCAGGAATGCGGCTGCGATGATTACAAAGAATGCGTTAATGGTGTAGTGTAAAACTGCATTTCTTGTAGTTACATCTTCGTATTTAATTTCAACAGCAATCTCTTGCAGATATTTGGACATATGGCGTTTTTCGTAATAGAAGATCAGCCTCATCGCAATAATATATATAAATAGAGTGCAAAGACTGTATACCCCTATCCATAATATTGCAGGAATGTAATTATGTGCATACATGCTGAAAGCAATGGTGCTCAACAAGAGTATGCCGAATCCGGCGGATAATACATGCCCCGGATTGGCCTTTGCAGATATAGGCATCGGTTTGTAAAAGGCATCAAGGAAGGCAAGAATGAACATGTTAAACACACAACTTCCAAGCACATCACCTACAGCAATATCCGGTACATTAGCATACGTAACAGACGTAATCCCGGTGACTAATTCGGGAAGAGAGGTGACAGATGCCATAAGGACAACACCGATCCATGCCCTCCCCAAACCTGTTTTCTCGGCAATGATGTCCCCGTATTTTGACAGACGTGTTCCTGAGTAGACAATGACAGCCGTGCATACAATGAATCCAAGCCAGAGAAGCATTAATGACCTCCATCTCATACTATTTCATAAGAGAACATAGTGTCAAGAATACGGATAGATTCAGATAGACGTCAAATGTAATTTGATATTTCATGCCAACATAAAGTAAACTCTGACTATGGAACAAATCCTGGAAGGCAGGATGATGTCGTGATCACCTGGGGAAAGGCGCTTGGCATCCAGACAAAAGTCACGGTATTTATTATCGGGGTAGTGGTCTCTGTCCTCTTTGTTTCAACGTATGTTTCACGGACACTGACAGAACAGAAGGCAGAAGAAAACCTCAGGGAACGATACATAAACATTGTCAAACAAATTGACGCCGGTATAGTAGAAATAGAGGAGTTGCGGGATACGCGCACACTGCAGGAAGAACTTGAGAAACTCCTCCAGGTAAGACCCAATATCGTAATGGTTGAAATTTTTGATCTGACATCTGAGAAAGTCCAGCTTACAGCCAGAAAAAGCATGGAAATGAATCGCCCTGTCATTGCCCCCGATTCGACCAATATAGAAGCTGTTAAACGCGGAGAAGTTCTCACCAGTCTCAAGATGGATGGGGCTGATCGCTTCTGGAATATAGTGGCTCCTGTTCGTATCCGGAAAGAGGTCTCCGGTCTGATACGG carries:
- a CDS encoding sodium:calcium antiporter, whose amino-acid sequence is MRWRSLMLLWLGFIVCTAVIVYSGTRLSKYGDIIAEKTGLGRAWIGVVLMASVTSLPELVTGITSVTYANVPDIAVGDVLGSCVFNMFILAFLDAFYKPMPISAKANPGHVLSAGFGILLLSTIAFSMYAHNYIPAILWIGVYSLCTLFIYIIAMRLIFYYEKRHMSKYLQEIAVEIKYEDVTTRNAVLHYTINAFFVIIAAAFLPKIGEGLAEMTGLGQTFVGNIFIAISTSLPEVVVSIAAIKMGVIDLAVGNLLGSNVFNILILTLDDFFFTTGPILSFADPQHVVSAISAIAMTTIAIIGLTYRAEKKPFYFMAWDSMGIVIIYVINLMLLYRMR